In Streptomyces sp. NBC_00483, a single window of DNA contains:
- a CDS encoding CGNR zinc finger domain-containing protein: MRAGFPDFRLGNVLATSFTGTLSERQGSAVERIPVPQRLIDWLAVYGLAVDSCSLAELDLARELREAVHAAATAAAVQDPLPASAVQVINDRSAQGRAAAVLTPEGERRWQLGPESRVEDALSVIAADAIGVIAGERDGKLALCASPTCQAAFFDTSQSRTRKWCDMNTCGNRQKKARFHANQRKDAGSAE; the protein is encoded by the coding sequence ATGCGTGCTGGATTTCCTGACTTCCGCCTCGGCAACGTGCTCGCGACCAGCTTCACGGGGACCCTCTCGGAGCGGCAGGGCAGCGCCGTGGAGCGGATTCCCGTGCCGCAACGGCTCATCGACTGGCTGGCGGTGTACGGCCTCGCCGTCGACTCCTGCTCCCTCGCCGAGCTCGACCTCGCCCGGGAGCTGCGGGAGGCGGTCCACGCCGCCGCGACGGCGGCCGCGGTCCAGGACCCGCTCCCCGCATCCGCCGTCCAGGTCATCAACGACCGCAGCGCTCAGGGCCGGGCGGCGGCCGTCCTGACGCCCGAGGGCGAGCGGCGCTGGCAGCTCGGCCCGGAGTCCCGCGTGGAAGACGCCCTCAGCGTGATCGCCGCCGACGCGATCGGCGTCATCGCGGGCGAACGGGACGGAAAGCTGGCCCTGTGCGCGTCGCCCACCTGCCAGGCCGCCTTCTTCGACACCAGCCAGAGCCGGACCCGCAAATGGTGCGACATGAACACGTGCGGGAACCGCCAGAAGAAGGCGCGCTTCCACGCCAACCAGCGCAAGGACGCCGGCTCGGCGGAGTGA
- a CDS encoding CynX/NimT family MFS transporter yields MPHSAPTSTPTAAAKATSTAATAAGPLLAAGILLIAMNLRPGVVSVSPELDTIRHSTGLSGSLAGLLTTLPILCFGLLAPFAAKLSRRIGMTRALGAMMALLTAGIALRLAPGLPALFAGTVLIGAAISLSNVLVPSVIKRNFERRTGLMMGLYSVALFCGAALAAGVTVPLGDALGLGWRGAIGVWAVLSALAFALWLPQLRRSDAPPAMAPGAADSRTPLRRSPLAWKITLLMGLQSLQYYACAAWIPAMLTSEGMDGTQAGWMLSVMSLAGIAGSLAFTALVGRASNQVALALTGTLLVLGSVLGLLVAPVGGAYAWMLMQGFGCGLLISTALAVIVLRSPDAARAAEMSGMAQSVGYLLAAAGPFLLGALHDATGGWTVPLVMLAVLCVPMGLAGVGAGRARQLEA; encoded by the coding sequence ATGCCGCACAGTGCCCCCACATCCACCCCCACCGCCGCCGCGAAGGCGACCTCCACCGCCGCGACGGCGGCAGGCCCCCTCCTCGCCGCCGGCATCCTCCTCATCGCCATGAACCTGCGGCCCGGCGTCGTGTCCGTCTCGCCCGAGCTCGACACGATCCGCCACTCCACCGGGCTGAGCGGCTCGCTCGCGGGGCTGCTCACCACGCTGCCGATCCTCTGCTTCGGCCTCCTCGCCCCGTTCGCGGCGAAGCTCTCGCGGCGCATCGGTATGACGCGGGCGCTCGGCGCGATGATGGCGCTGCTCACGGCGGGCATCGCGCTCCGCCTCGCGCCCGGTCTGCCCGCACTGTTCGCGGGGACCGTCCTCATCGGCGCGGCGATATCCCTCTCGAACGTCCTCGTGCCGAGCGTCATCAAGCGCAACTTCGAGCGCCGCACCGGCCTGATGATGGGCCTGTACTCGGTGGCCCTGTTCTGCGGCGCCGCGCTCGCGGCCGGGGTGACCGTGCCGCTCGGGGACGCGCTCGGGCTCGGCTGGCGCGGCGCGATCGGCGTCTGGGCCGTGCTCTCCGCGCTCGCGTTCGCCCTGTGGCTGCCCCAGCTGCGCCGCTCGGACGCGCCGCCCGCGATGGCCCCCGGTGCCGCCGACTCCCGTACGCCACTGCGCCGTTCACCGCTCGCCTGGAAGATCACGCTCCTCATGGGCCTCCAGTCGTTGCAGTACTACGCGTGTGCCGCGTGGATCCCGGCGATGCTCACCAGCGAGGGCATGGACGGTACGCAGGCGGGGTGGATGCTGTCCGTGATGAGCCTCGCGGGCATCGCGGGTTCGCTCGCCTTCACGGCGCTCGTCGGCCGGGCCTCGAACCAGGTCGCCCTCGCCCTCACCGGCACGCTGCTCGTCCTCGGCTCCGTGCTGGGCCTGCTGGTGGCGCCGGTCGGCGGGGCGTACGCGTGGATGCTGATGCAGGGCTTCGGCTGCGGACTGCTGATCAGCACGGCGCTCGCCGTGATCGTGCTGCGCTCCCCCGACGCGGCGCGCGCCGCGGAGATGTCCGGCATGGCGCAGAGCGTGGGCTATCTGCTCGCCGCCGCGGGCCCGTTCCTCCTCGGCGCGCTGCACGACGCGACGGGTGGCTGGACGGTGCCGCTGGTGATGCTCGCGGTGCTGTGCGTGCCGATGGGGCTCGCGGGCGTGGGCGCGGGGCGGGCCCGCCAGCTGGAGGCGTGA
- a CDS encoding epoxide hydrolase family protein: MPRPTSDVQAFEAHATDADLEDLRARLAAARLPEAETVQHTGPGRGRWEQGVPLADLVDVVHHWRTGYDWRAFEERLNAIGQFRTTIDGLGIHFLHRRSARADATPLILTHGWPDSVARFTDVVEELADPKDADAPAFHVMVPSLPGFGYSDRPATTGWGTEKIAAAWVELMGRLGYGTFLAHGGDWGGNITTVLAGRFPAHVLGIHTTFADGLPGATMEGLTPVERQWAEETRDFWLGTATRHRAAYAKQQATRPQTIGYSLVDSPVGLLAWILDKFAEWTDTEDSPFETIPMDRILDDVTLYWLTRTGASAARIYYESHNALDPELRVDVPAAITAYPRDVEKCPRPWAQERYRQIVRWSEPEQGGHFPALEVPEYFVKDLREGLAAVLAAHR, encoded by the coding sequence ATGCCCCGCCCCACCAGCGACGTACAAGCATTTGAAGCCCACGCGACCGACGCCGACCTCGAGGATCTACGCGCGCGGCTGGCCGCGGCGCGGCTGCCGGAGGCCGAGACGGTCCAGCACACCGGGCCCGGCCGGGGCCGGTGGGAGCAGGGCGTCCCGCTCGCCGACCTCGTCGACGTCGTGCACCACTGGCGTACCGGGTACGACTGGCGGGCGTTCGAGGAGCGCCTCAACGCGATCGGCCAGTTCCGCACGACCATCGACGGTCTGGGCATCCACTTCCTGCACCGCCGGTCCGCGCGCGCGGACGCCACTCCCCTGATCCTGACGCACGGCTGGCCTGACAGCGTCGCCCGCTTCACCGACGTCGTGGAGGAGCTGGCGGACCCGAAGGACGCGGACGCGCCCGCGTTCCACGTCATGGTTCCTTCGCTGCCGGGCTTCGGTTACAGCGACAGGCCGGCCACCACCGGGTGGGGAACCGAGAAGATCGCGGCCGCCTGGGTGGAGCTGATGGGAAGGCTCGGTTACGGCACGTTCCTGGCCCACGGCGGCGACTGGGGCGGCAACATCACCACGGTCCTCGCCGGCAGGTTCCCGGCGCACGTTCTCGGCATCCACACCACGTTCGCGGACGGACTGCCCGGGGCGACCATGGAGGGGCTGACGCCGGTCGAGCGCCAATGGGCCGAGGAGACACGGGACTTCTGGCTGGGCACCGCGACGCGCCACCGCGCGGCGTACGCGAAGCAGCAGGCGACCCGGCCGCAGACCATCGGCTACTCGCTCGTCGATTCACCGGTCGGTCTTCTCGCCTGGATCCTCGACAAATTCGCCGAATGGACGGACACCGAGGACAGCCCGTTCGAGACGATTCCCATGGACAGAATTCTTGACGACGTCACCCTCTACTGGCTGACGCGGACCGGAGCGTCGGCGGCCCGCATCTACTACGAAAGCCACAACGCGCTGGACCCCGAACTTCGGGTCGACGTCCCGGCGGCCATCACCGCGTATCCCCGTGACGTCGAGAAGTGTCCGCGGCCCTGGGCGCAGGAGCGGTACCGGCAGATCGTGCGTTGGAGCGAGCCCGAACAGGGCGGACATTTCCCGGCACTTGAGGTTCCCGAGTATTTCGTCAAGGACCTGCGAGAGGGACTCGCGGCGGTGCTGGCCGCCCATCGGTGA